The following are encoded in a window of Paenibacillus polymyxa genomic DNA:
- a CDS encoding cobalamin B12-binding domain-containing protein has protein sequence MSIQQYTAGESLLMQAGALAELVTHKQYELQPDLLQRFGDNGKIKTKQDSIYSLNYLAESVIMNSPILFTQYVSWLKKLLEGFGITQEDLSINFRLIQETLVEHFDHTDKVMVLEHLDLGIQQIGKKEEYASFIIDDNPYAADVAQYLEYLLSGNRRQALDWIVRLLDEGISIQHTYKYIFQISQYEIGRLWHEGKITVGQEHFCTAVTQFIISSLYPQWMGNGNKERCLVAACVGSEQHEIGLRMLADLFEMDGWDTYYLGANVPNRSLLQAIVSYEADVVAISATMAYHVHLVKELIALIRQDPTTSHVKIMVGGLPFNLDSHLWQEVGADGYAPGAEEALEVAGDLLSLRK, from the coding sequence ATGAGTATACAGCAATATACCGCAGGTGAATCGCTCTTGATGCAAGCAGGAGCTTTGGCTGAATTAGTTACCCATAAGCAATACGAATTACAGCCCGATCTTTTGCAGCGTTTTGGGGATAACGGTAAAATAAAGACAAAACAGGATTCTATATATAGTTTGAACTATTTAGCTGAAAGTGTAATCATGAACAGCCCTATTTTATTTACACAGTATGTTTCTTGGTTAAAAAAGCTTCTGGAGGGTTTCGGCATAACCCAAGAAGATTTGAGCATCAATTTCAGATTAATCCAGGAGACGTTGGTAGAGCATTTCGATCATACAGATAAAGTTATGGTGCTGGAGCATCTGGATTTGGGGATACAGCAAATAGGGAAGAAAGAGGAGTATGCCTCTTTTATTATAGATGATAATCCCTATGCTGCTGACGTGGCTCAATATTTGGAATATTTACTCTCAGGTAATCGCAGACAGGCTTTGGATTGGATCGTCCGTTTGCTGGATGAGGGTATCTCTATTCAACATACGTATAAATATATTTTTCAAATTTCGCAATATGAAATAGGTCGTCTATGGCATGAAGGCAAAATCACCGTCGGTCAAGAGCATTTTTGCACTGCTGTGACTCAATTTATTATTTCCAGCCTGTACCCCCAATGGATGGGGAATGGAAATAAGGAACGCTGCCTCGTGGCGGCGTGTGTAGGCAGCGAGCAGCATGAAATTGGTCTGCGTATGCTGGCTGATCTATTTGAAATGGATGGTTGGGATACGTATTATTTAGGCGCCAATGTACCTAACCGGAGTCTGCTTCAGGCCATTGTGAGTTACGAGGCGGATGTGGTGGCTATCTCAGCTACCATGGCTTACCATGTCCATCTAGTGAAAGAGTTGATTGCTCTCATTCGGCAAGACCCAACGACTAGCCATGTGAAAATTATGGTCGGAGGCTTGCCTTTTAATCTCGATTCCCACTTGTGGCAGGAAGTAGGGGCGGACGGATACGCACCAGGTGCGGAGGAAGCGCTGGAGGTTGCAGGGGACTTACTTTCGCTCAGGAAATAA
- a CDS encoding MDR family MFS transporter, translating into MKEQLRSIHPLAWTIIVGTIFGRMATSMSIPFLSIYLTTRLGVSPFHTGVIVSVSSLVGIFASFYGGYISDRIGRRKVMLVSIASWALVFVAFALAEAAWAFFVINALNGLCRSLFEPTSRALLSDVTPKEKRLLIYNMRYAAINVGVVAGPLLGLMLGSASTGTPFMVAAGVYALYGVLLLIQFTRYASDLHIGTTAGEAPLRMGEAFRTASRDPVFMPILLGTVFCVMGYAHSNSTMPQFLSVSFAEGTRWFTYMLTVNAVCVLAFQYPLVRLASRFSPVNSLIAGNICITVSLLLCGMLNSGWMFILDMVLFTVGEVLLFTMLDVLIDQIADAQYKGTYFGTIGFNNLGSVLAPLFGGWLLDIYGQTAPLAVFVPVALSVVIGIPFLLVARRRLVQRTARIAAQGGESVQQLSS; encoded by the coding sequence ATGAAAGAACAGTTGCGTTCTATTCACCCGCTGGCCTGGACGATTATTGTCGGTACTATTTTTGGGCGGATGGCGACATCCATGAGTATCCCGTTTTTGTCTATTTATCTTACCACCCGTTTAGGGGTGTCCCCCTTTCATACGGGGGTGATCGTATCGGTCAGCTCGTTGGTCGGCATTTTTGCCAGCTTTTACGGTGGATATATTTCAGATCGAATCGGACGGCGTAAGGTGATGCTGGTGTCCATTGCGAGCTGGGCGCTTGTATTCGTTGCTTTTGCGTTGGCGGAAGCGGCCTGGGCCTTTTTTGTCATTAATGCTCTGAATGGACTGTGCAGATCCTTGTTCGAGCCAACCTCACGGGCGCTGTTATCAGATGTAACCCCGAAGGAGAAAAGACTGCTTATCTACAATATGAGATATGCGGCCATTAATGTTGGGGTAGTGGCAGGGCCGTTGCTTGGTTTAATGCTAGGATCTGCATCCACGGGTACGCCGTTTATGGTAGCTGCTGGTGTGTACGCATTGTACGGGGTACTGTTGTTGATCCAATTTACCCGGTATGCATCGGATCTGCATATAGGTACAACAGCGGGAGAGGCCCCACTGCGAATGGGCGAGGCATTCCGCACAGCCAGCCGTGATCCGGTGTTTATGCCAATTTTGCTGGGAACGGTATTTTGTGTGATGGGCTATGCGCATTCCAATTCCACAATGCCTCAATTCTTGTCCGTATCCTTCGCAGAAGGAACCCGATGGTTTACATACATGCTGACGGTCAACGCGGTTTGTGTATTGGCATTTCAATATCCGCTGGTGCGACTGGCAAGCCGATTTTCCCCGGTGAATTCCTTGATTGCAGGGAATATATGTATTACGGTCAGCCTGTTGCTGTGCGGTATGCTAAACTCAGGCTGGATGTTTATACTGGATATGGTGCTGTTTACGGTTGGTGAAGTGTTATTGTTCACGATGCTGGACGTATTGATTGACCAAATTGCAGATGCTCAATATAAAGGGACCTACTTCGGTACAATCGGCTTTAATAATTTGGGAAGCGTGCTGGCTCCTTTATTTGGTGGCTGGTTGCTGGATATCTATGGTCAAACGGCGCCGCTTGCCGTTTTTGTTCCGGTTGCCCTGTCGGTTGTGATTGGTATTCCATTCCTTCTGGTCGCACGCCGCCGTCTGGTGCAGCGTACAGCACGGATCGCGGCTCAAGGAGGAGAATCGGTGCAGCAACTGTCATCATAA
- a CDS encoding ATP-binding protein produces MKEPTAEMAVLRKTVEQLTDEIVKSKAEEEKLLNEFSSMNNELVNLQRQLAKSNAELTRTKEEAVRANDLKSTFLAVVSHEFRTPMNGILGMIEMLGSSKLSPDQRQAIGVIRESASLLLNMINNLLDISKVEAGQMELEIGNVRVQAIMSHVAQLLEPQIYQMGNRLSIETDSGVAEHLEGDSARIMQILLNLLNNANKFTSEGLLIIRTKLVEETKDSQRVRFEVQDSGIGISPEDQNKLFQPYVQASEGSASQYGGTGLGLWICSSFVELMQGEIGVVSKEGQGSTFWFEIPLMKGSEQADEMEKHENGDLKAFSELLREHSHSQTILVAEDNRVNRQVVQLQLNHLGFQHIDFAEDGQAAVRAASERSYACILMDHHMPLLNGHDAAKAIRQREAENQQPPVPIISLTGNVSEEDQARSQEVGVNDYLMKPVTIEKLSEKLVKWLPKPETEPILDEEVIREIMLLDEDGSTGLLESLVEMYTSDTLAKINKLNELAAAGEATKVVEAAHELKSGSVSLGVGRLSSLLSDIEQLARENRLENAKAKLSALQSVYQATCLELERYIHQC; encoded by the coding sequence ATGAAGGAACCGACAGCAGAAATGGCTGTCCTGCGGAAAACGGTCGAACAATTAACGGATGAGATTGTGAAAAGCAAGGCTGAGGAAGAAAAGTTGCTGAATGAATTTTCATCAATGAACAACGAGCTGGTCAATCTGCAGCGTCAGCTTGCCAAAAGCAATGCGGAATTAACACGGACGAAGGAAGAAGCGGTACGGGCTAATGACCTAAAGAGCACTTTTCTGGCTGTGGTTAGTCATGAATTCAGAACGCCAATGAACGGAATACTTGGAATGATTGAAATGTTAGGTTCATCCAAACTTTCCCCAGATCAACGGCAGGCCATCGGTGTTATACGTGAGTCAGCCTCTCTGTTGTTGAACATGATTAATAATCTGCTCGATATATCTAAAGTGGAAGCAGGACAGATGGAACTGGAGATCGGAAACGTCAGAGTGCAGGCGATTATGAGCCACGTTGCTCAGTTGTTGGAGCCACAAATCTATCAGATGGGTAACCGTTTGAGTATAGAGACCGATTCCGGTGTGGCAGAGCATCTGGAGGGAGATTCGGCAAGGATCATGCAGATCTTGCTCAATCTGTTGAACAATGCGAATAAATTTACCAGTGAAGGATTGCTCATCATTCGAACAAAATTGGTGGAGGAAACAAAAGATTCCCAACGTGTTCGGTTTGAGGTGCAGGATTCGGGTATTGGTATTTCACCGGAGGATCAGAATAAGCTGTTTCAGCCTTATGTACAAGCCAGTGAAGGCAGCGCCTCCCAATATGGAGGAACGGGTCTAGGGCTATGGATATGCAGTTCATTTGTGGAACTCATGCAGGGAGAAATTGGGGTCGTCAGTAAAGAAGGCCAAGGCTCCACGTTCTGGTTTGAAATTCCCCTCATGAAAGGATCGGAGCAGGCAGACGAAATGGAGAAGCATGAAAATGGTGATTTGAAGGCATTTAGCGAGTTGCTGCGTGAGCATAGTCATTCTCAAACTATTTTGGTGGCTGAGGATAATCGGGTGAATCGGCAGGTGGTGCAATTACAGCTTAACCACTTGGGATTCCAGCATATTGATTTTGCTGAGGATGGACAAGCTGCTGTAAGAGCGGCCTCCGAACGATCCTACGCTTGTATTCTAATGGATCATCATATGCCTCTGCTGAATGGTCATGATGCGGCAAAAGCGATCCGCCAGCGGGAAGCAGAAAACCAGCAACCCCCTGTACCGATCATTTCTTTGACCGGAAATGTATCCGAGGAGGATCAGGCACGGAGCCAGGAGGTTGGAGTGAACGATTACTTGATGAAGCCAGTAACGATTGAAAAGCTCTCTGAAAAGCTTGTAAAATGGCTTCCAAAGCCGGAAACCGAGCCGATTTTGGATGAGGAAGTTATACGTGAAATTATGCTGCTGGACGAGGATGGCAGCACGGGACTACTGGAGTCATTGGTCGAAATGTATACGAGTGATACACTTGCCAAAATCAATAAGTTAAATGAACTGGCTGCTGCGGGCGAAGCCACAAAAGTAGTAGAGGCTGCTCATGAGTTGAAATCAGGCAGCGTGAGTCTGGGTGTCGGACGTTTGTCCTCGTTGCTGTCCGATATTGAACAGCTTGCACGGGAGAACCGACTCGAGAATGCGAAAGCGAAGTTGTCTGCACTCCAATCTGTCTATCAAGCAACGTGTTTAGAACTGGAACGCTATATTCACCAGTGCTAG